The Felis catus isolate Fca126 chromosome X, F.catus_Fca126_mat1.0, whole genome shotgun sequence genome includes a region encoding these proteins:
- the ITGB1BP2 gene encoding integrin beta-1-binding protein 2 isoform X8: protein MSLFCHNKGCGQHFDPNANLPDSCCHHPGVPIFHDALKGWSCCRKRTADFSEFLNIKGCTVGPHCAEKLPEAPQPEGPATSSSLQEQKPLNTIPKSAETLRRERPKSELPPKLLPLNISQALEMALEQKELDQEPGAGLDSSLIRSGSSCQNPGCDAVYQSPESDATPCTYHPGAPRFHEGMKSWSCCGIQTLDFGAFLAQPGCRVGRHDWGKQLPASCRHDWHQTDSLVVVTVYGQIPLPAFNWVKASQTELHVHIVFDGNRVFQAQMKLWGNLLIIPKRNSTH, encoded by the exons ATGTCTCTGTTCTGCCATAACAAAGGCTGTGGGCAGCACTTTGACCCCAATGCAAACCTTCCTG ATTCCTGTTGCCATCACCCTGGGGTCCCAATCTTCCATGATGCACTTAAG GGTTGGTCCTGCTGCCGGAAGCGAACTGCAGATTTCTCTGAGTTCTTAAACATCAAG GGCTGTACTGTGGGACCACACTGTGCTGAGAAGCTCCCTGAGGCCCCTCAACCTGAGGGGCCTGCCACAAGCAGTTCACTTCAGGAGCAAAAACCTCTGAATACGATTCCAAAGTCAGCAGAGACTTTGCGTCGGGAGAGGCCCAA GTCAGAGTTACCTCCAAAGCTTCTTCCGCTAAATATATCCCAAGCCCTGGAAATGGCATTGGAACAGAAGGAATTAGACCAAGAACCTGGAGCAG GTCTTGACAGTAGTCTGATCCGGAGTGGTTCCAGCTGCCAGAATCCAGGATGTGATGCT GTTTACCAAAGCCCTGAGAGTGATGCTACTCCATGTACCTACCACCCAGGAGCACCTCGATTCCATGAGGG GATGAAGTCCTGGAGCTGCTGTGGCATCCAGACCCTGGATTTTGGGGCATTCCTGGCACAGCCAGGATGCAGAGTTGGTAGGCATGACTGGGGGAAGCAG CTGCCAGCATCTTGCCGTCATGATTGGCACCAGACAGATTCCTTAGTAGTGGTGACTGTGTATGGCCAGATTCCACTTCCTGCGTTCAATTGGGTGAAGGCCAGTCAAACTGAG CTTCATGTCCACATTGTCTTTGATGGTAACCGTGTGTTCCAAGCACAGATGAAGCTCTGGGGG
- the ITGB1BP2 gene encoding integrin beta-1-binding protein 2 isoform X9, which translates to MALEQKELDQEPGAGLDSSLIRSGSSCQNPGCDAVYQSPESDATPCTYHPGAPRFHEGMKSWSCCGIQTLDFGAFLAQPGCRVGRHDWGKQLPASCRHDWHQTDSLVVVTVYGQIPLPAFNWVKASQTELHVHIVFDGNRVFQAQMKLWGVINVEQSSVSLMPSRVEISLVKADPGSWAQLEHPDALAEKAKAGTGLEMDEEESEDSDDDLSWTEEEEEEEAMGE; encoded by the exons ATGGCATTGGAACAGAAGGAATTAGACCAAGAACCTGGAGCAG GTCTTGACAGTAGTCTGATCCGGAGTGGTTCCAGCTGCCAGAATCCAGGATGTGATGCT GTTTACCAAAGCCCTGAGAGTGATGCTACTCCATGTACCTACCACCCAGGAGCACCTCGATTCCATGAGGG GATGAAGTCCTGGAGCTGCTGTGGCATCCAGACCCTGGATTTTGGGGCATTCCTGGCACAGCCAGGATGCAGAGTTGGTAGGCATGACTGGGGGAAGCAG CTGCCAGCATCTTGCCGTCATGATTGGCACCAGACAGATTCCTTAGTAGTGGTGACTGTGTATGGCCAGATTCCACTTCCTGCGTTCAATTGGGTGAAGGCCAGTCAAACTGAG CTTCATGTCCACATTGTCTTTGATGGTAACCGTGTGTTCCAAGCACAGATGAAGCTCTGGGGG gTCATAAACGTGGAGCAGAGCTCTGTCTCCTTGATGCCATCTCGGGTTGAAATCTCCTTGGTCAAGGCTGACCCAGGATCCTGGGCCCAGCTGGAGCACCCTGATGCACTAGCTGAGAAGGCTAAGGCAGGGACTGGGTTAGAGATGGATGAGGAAGAATCTGAGGATTcagatgatgatctgagctggacagaggaggaggaggaggaggaagcgaTGGGGGAATAG
- the ITGB1BP2 gene encoding integrin beta-1-binding protein 2 isoform X1 — protein MSLFCHNKGCGQHFDPNANLPDSCCHHPGVPIFHDALKGWSCCRKRTADFSEFLNIKGCTVGPHCAEKLPEAPQPEGPATSSSLQEQKPLNTIPKSAETLRRERPKSELPPKLLPLNISQALEMALEQKELDQEPGAGLDSSLIRSGSSCQNPGCDAVYQSPESDATPCTYHPGAPRFHEGMKSWSCCGIQTLDFGAFLAQPGCRVGRHDWGKQLPASCRHDWHQTDSLVVVTVYGQIPLPAFNWVKASQTELHVHIVFDGNRVFQAQMKLWGVINVEQSSVSLMPSRVEISLVKADPGSWAQLEHPDALAEKAKAGTGLEMDEEESEDSDDDLSWTEEEEEEEAMGE, from the exons ATGTCTCTGTTCTGCCATAACAAAGGCTGTGGGCAGCACTTTGACCCCAATGCAAACCTTCCTG ATTCCTGTTGCCATCACCCTGGGGTCCCAATCTTCCATGATGCACTTAAG GGTTGGTCCTGCTGCCGGAAGCGAACTGCAGATTTCTCTGAGTTCTTAAACATCAAG GGCTGTACTGTGGGACCACACTGTGCTGAGAAGCTCCCTGAGGCCCCTCAACCTGAGGGGCCTGCCACAAGCAGTTCACTTCAGGAGCAAAAACCTCTGAATACGATTCCAAAGTCAGCAGAGACTTTGCGTCGGGAGAGGCCCAA GTCAGAGTTACCTCCAAAGCTTCTTCCGCTAAATATATCCCAAGCCCTGGAAATGGCATTGGAACAGAAGGAATTAGACCAAGAACCTGGAGCAG GTCTTGACAGTAGTCTGATCCGGAGTGGTTCCAGCTGCCAGAATCCAGGATGTGATGCT GTTTACCAAAGCCCTGAGAGTGATGCTACTCCATGTACCTACCACCCAGGAGCACCTCGATTCCATGAGGG GATGAAGTCCTGGAGCTGCTGTGGCATCCAGACCCTGGATTTTGGGGCATTCCTGGCACAGCCAGGATGCAGAGTTGGTAGGCATGACTGGGGGAAGCAG CTGCCAGCATCTTGCCGTCATGATTGGCACCAGACAGATTCCTTAGTAGTGGTGACTGTGTATGGCCAGATTCCACTTCCTGCGTTCAATTGGGTGAAGGCCAGTCAAACTGAG CTTCATGTCCACATTGTCTTTGATGGTAACCGTGTGTTCCAAGCACAGATGAAGCTCTGGGGG gTCATAAACGTGGAGCAGAGCTCTGTCTCCTTGATGCCATCTCGGGTTGAAATCTCCTTGGTCAAGGCTGACCCAGGATCCTGGGCCCAGCTGGAGCACCCTGATGCACTAGCTGAGAAGGCTAAGGCAGGGACTGGGTTAGAGATGGATGAGGAAGAATCTGAGGATTcagatgatgatctgagctggacagaggaggaggaggaggaggaagcgaTGGGGGAATAG
- the ITGB1BP2 gene encoding integrin beta-1-binding protein 2 isoform X5, whose translation MSLFCHNKGCGQHFDPNANLPDSCCHHPGVPIFHDALKGWSCCRKRTADFSEFLNIKGCTVGPHCAEKLPEAPQPEGPATSSSLQEQKPLNTIPKSAETLRRERPKSELPPKLLPLNISQALEMALEQKELDQEPGAGLDSSLIRSGSSCQNPGCDAVYQSPESDATPCTYHPGAPRFHEGMKSWSCCGIQTLDFGAFLAQPGCRVGRHDWGKQLPASCRHDWHQTDSLVVVTVYGQIPLPAFNWVKASQTELHVHIVFDGNRVFQAQMKLWGETSNYPEFLERMKNLLIIPKRNSTH comes from the exons ATGTCTCTGTTCTGCCATAACAAAGGCTGTGGGCAGCACTTTGACCCCAATGCAAACCTTCCTG ATTCCTGTTGCCATCACCCTGGGGTCCCAATCTTCCATGATGCACTTAAG GGTTGGTCCTGCTGCCGGAAGCGAACTGCAGATTTCTCTGAGTTCTTAAACATCAAG GGCTGTACTGTGGGACCACACTGTGCTGAGAAGCTCCCTGAGGCCCCTCAACCTGAGGGGCCTGCCACAAGCAGTTCACTTCAGGAGCAAAAACCTCTGAATACGATTCCAAAGTCAGCAGAGACTTTGCGTCGGGAGAGGCCCAA GTCAGAGTTACCTCCAAAGCTTCTTCCGCTAAATATATCCCAAGCCCTGGAAATGGCATTGGAACAGAAGGAATTAGACCAAGAACCTGGAGCAG GTCTTGACAGTAGTCTGATCCGGAGTGGTTCCAGCTGCCAGAATCCAGGATGTGATGCT GTTTACCAAAGCCCTGAGAGTGATGCTACTCCATGTACCTACCACCCAGGAGCACCTCGATTCCATGAGGG GATGAAGTCCTGGAGCTGCTGTGGCATCCAGACCCTGGATTTTGGGGCATTCCTGGCACAGCCAGGATGCAGAGTTGGTAGGCATGACTGGGGGAAGCAG CTGCCAGCATCTTGCCGTCATGATTGGCACCAGACAGATTCCTTAGTAGTGGTGACTGTGTATGGCCAGATTCCACTTCCTGCGTTCAATTGGGTGAAGGCCAGTCAAACTGAG CTTCATGTCCACATTGTCTTTGATGGTAACCGTGTGTTCCAAGCACAGATGAAGCTCTGGGGG GAGACCAGCAACTATCCAGAATTCCTGGAGAGGATGAAG
- the ITGB1BP2 gene encoding integrin beta-1-binding protein 2 isoform X6 yields MSLFCHNKGCGQHFDPNANLPDSCCHHPGVPIFHDALKGWSCCRKRTADFSEFLNIKGCTVGPHCAEKLPEAPQPEGPATSSSLQEQKPLNTIPKSAETLRRERPKSELPPKLLPLNISQALEMALEQKELDQEPGAGLDSSLIRSGSSCQNPGCDAVYQSPESDATPCTYHPGAPRFHEGMKSWSCCGIQTLDFGAFLAQPGCRVGRHDWGKQLPASCRHDWHQTDSLVVVTVYGQIPLPAFNWVKASQTELHVHIVFDGNRVFQAQMKLWGETSNYPEFLERMKLRS; encoded by the exons ATGTCTCTGTTCTGCCATAACAAAGGCTGTGGGCAGCACTTTGACCCCAATGCAAACCTTCCTG ATTCCTGTTGCCATCACCCTGGGGTCCCAATCTTCCATGATGCACTTAAG GGTTGGTCCTGCTGCCGGAAGCGAACTGCAGATTTCTCTGAGTTCTTAAACATCAAG GGCTGTACTGTGGGACCACACTGTGCTGAGAAGCTCCCTGAGGCCCCTCAACCTGAGGGGCCTGCCACAAGCAGTTCACTTCAGGAGCAAAAACCTCTGAATACGATTCCAAAGTCAGCAGAGACTTTGCGTCGGGAGAGGCCCAA GTCAGAGTTACCTCCAAAGCTTCTTCCGCTAAATATATCCCAAGCCCTGGAAATGGCATTGGAACAGAAGGAATTAGACCAAGAACCTGGAGCAG GTCTTGACAGTAGTCTGATCCGGAGTGGTTCCAGCTGCCAGAATCCAGGATGTGATGCT GTTTACCAAAGCCCTGAGAGTGATGCTACTCCATGTACCTACCACCCAGGAGCACCTCGATTCCATGAGGG GATGAAGTCCTGGAGCTGCTGTGGCATCCAGACCCTGGATTTTGGGGCATTCCTGGCACAGCCAGGATGCAGAGTTGGTAGGCATGACTGGGGGAAGCAG CTGCCAGCATCTTGCCGTCATGATTGGCACCAGACAGATTCCTTAGTAGTGGTGACTGTGTATGGCCAGATTCCACTTCCTGCGTTCAATTGGGTGAAGGCCAGTCAAACTGAG CTTCATGTCCACATTGTCTTTGATGGTAACCGTGTGTTCCAAGCACAGATGAAGCTCTGGGGG GAGACCAGCAACTATCCAGAATTCCTGGAGAGGATGAAG